Sequence from the Aquimarina sp. Aq107 genome:
AAGGGCTTGGAGATACTTTTAGTAATGTTGGAGATTGGTTTAGTAGTAAGAAAACTAACTTAAAAAGCATCAGAGACTGGGTTGGTGGATGGTTTAAGAAACGATCTGCACAAGCTAGAAATATTGAAGTGGCTAATTCTTCAGTGAGTGGTGATCCCCTGATACATACAAGTTCAGTTGTATCTCTTGCTTTTACTAGTTCCGGTAGTTCAGCAGCTAGATCTAATGCACTTATGGCCCAATTTCGAAAAGCTTTTCGATTTAAATATGAAAGAGGCTTTGGTTTTGGTTTGGGAGTCAAGGCTACCAAAAAATTTAAACTAGAAGGAAATCTAGATGTTCTTAAAGCTGAATATTATTCAGGAAGAGATAGATTGAAACTTAAACTTTTTGATCTTACAGGGAAAGTTAATATAGGAATTCCAAGATCAAGCGATATTAATTTTGACTTGGCTGGTCAAGTGGCTGAATTGCGTTTTAAAAATGTATTTAGTAATTCATTGAAAGAAAAACCTGAAGCTCCTAGTTTTGAGCGATTCGATTTTGGAAAAGGAACAGCTATTTTTATCGGAGGGTTAGGTCAAGAAAAGATTCGTTTTGGTGGGACAGGTTCCATAGCAAGATACACTCCTGAAAATCAACTTCAAATTTTAGTTGGAAGACCTGTTTTTGGAATGGGAACAGAAAATACTGGAGCGTTTGATATTTTTGATGAAGTAGATTTGGGATTTAAATTTAAAGCATTAAAAGGCCAGATAACGTTAGGATTAAACGTGAATGAATTACAAAAATTTATTCAATTGGTAAGAAAAAAATAGTTTGCAGTTTCTCACAATAAGTATTTGTTTTGATTATTTTTAATTTGTTTATTATAAAAATAATCAAAACAAATACTTAAAAAACTCAAAAAATGAGACAATTGATCAAGAGAAGATTATTAGCTGCGATGATAGACATGGCTTTAATATTGTTAATGATCTATTTCTATGCAATAGCTTACAACGGTTTTGTAGAATACACAAATCTTTCTGTTAAAATATACCATATACTATTTATAATATATGGCTATTTTATTACGCAAGAATTCATCTTTAAAACTACAATTGGAAAAAGAATGAATAGAATTCGAGTTGGTTTTGAAGAACAAAATCTAAAAAATCTTACCCAAATAGTTCTTAGAAACTCGTTTATTATATTTGAAATTTTTGTTCCTTTTATTTATTTAATTCCAATATTAATAAACAATAATAAAATTGGAGATTTTTTTAGTAAAATAAAATTAATATATGATTAAAAGAATTAGAACCAGAAAAAGGTTAGCGGGTCAATTTTATTCTAATAGATTCTTTTCGACTTAACTACCTTTTTATTTTGATCTATAGTAAATTCTGCTACTTCAAAACCTCCGGTACCAGAAAAGGTATAATTTCTGAATTGTAAACTATCAATTTTAGGATATTTATTGATTATATACTCATTAATGTTAATGGCAATAGATTGCATTTCACTCATTGATAAGTTATCATGTGCTACATCTGTAAAATAAAAGGAAGCAGAGAGAGCGTCATTTTCCGATTCTATGCTACTAAAGTTATATTTGGAATTAACGTCATTCATCACTTTTGTGTAAAATTTAAAATTTTCACTACAACTTGATAACATTACTGTTGTCAAAAAGAAATAAAATACACTTCGGCACATGATTGATATGTTTAAAAATTCAATTCAAAAATAATATTATTTGGATAGATGACACAAAGACCTATAAAAAATAAGGTCGAACAGGTTATGAAAACTTAATATTTATTCCCAAACGATCTCTATTTAAATTCTAAAAACAATAGTGTTAATAATTCGGACCGGAAATATTACAACAAGTATTCAATTGAATAAATTTTACAAGAAATTATAATAAAAAAATGAAACAAAAACAACAACTATTATATAAAGTCATGCGTCATTTTGAAGAGCATGCAAAAAATAGAAATATTATTATCTCATCCTACTATATCATAGGTTCCAACAATTGGAATTACCTGTCATTGGTGACCAAATTTTGGAAGAACAGGTACAACAAATATTTAATTTTCCAGAGTAACAAATTTCACTAAAAATACACTAAGAAATATAACCAATCATAAATTTTTACAATGAAAAAATATAGTTTACTAATAATCTTGAGTTTTTACAGCATAATTTCTTTTGGACAGGATATCCAAGTGGGAATAAAAGGCGGTTTGAATATATCAAATACTTGGGTTAATGTTAAAGGAGCTGATTTAGAAGTTGAAGATACGAAAAGTCGCACTGGAGTTCATATTGGAGGTTTACTGGATGTAAATCTTAATTCATGGGCTCACCTCCAATTGGAAACTCAATTCTCGAGAGAAGGGGATGATGCGGCATATTTTGATTACATCAATGTCCCATTAATTTTTAAATTTTATCCCGTAAAAGATGTTTTTCATATAAATATAGGACCACAGATTGGTTTTTTAACCAAAGTAGAAGGTGGTGATGAAGGTTTTAA
This genomic interval carries:
- a CDS encoding RDD family protein; this translates as MRQLIKRRLLAAMIDMALILLMIYFYAIAYNGFVEYTNLSVKIYHILFIIYGYFITQEFIFKTTIGKRMNRIRVGFEEQNLKNLTQIVLRNSFIIFEIFVPFIYLIPILINNNKIGDFFSKIKLIYD
- a CDS encoding porin family protein; the encoded protein is MKKYSLLIILSFYSIISFGQDIQVGIKGGLNISNTWVNVKGADLEVEDTKSRTGVHIGGLLDVNLNSWAHLQLETQFSREGDDAAYFDYINVPLIFKFYPVKDVFHINIGPQIGFLTKVEGGDEGFKKTNYAINFGLGVGSKSGFTLDVRYGLGISSFIDEDVVFETEPNSIFNGLKAYTQVLQVSVGYKFDLSSKKSDFQK